The Dasypus novemcinctus isolate mDasNov1 chromosome 2, mDasNov1.1.hap2, whole genome shotgun sequence genome includes a region encoding these proteins:
- the TMED9 gene encoding transmembrane emp24 domain-containing protein 9 gives MAEQGVRVVGPRLGAGLGWTVRVFLLLLWGAAPGSALYFHIGETEKKCFIEEIPDETMVIGNYRTQLYDKQREEYQPATPGLGMFVEVKDPEDKVILARQYGSEGRFTFTSHTPGEHQICLHSNSTKFSLFAGGMLRVHLDIQVGEHANDYAEIAAKDKLSELQLRVRQLVEQVEQIQKEQNYQRWREERFRQTSESTNQRVLWWSILQTLILVAIGVWQMRHLKSFFEAKKLV, from the exons ATGGCTGAGCAGGGCGTGAGGGTCGTCGGGCCCCGGCTGGGAGCGGGGCTGGGCTGGACGGTGCGGGTCTTCCTGCTGCTGCTGTGGGGCGCGGCGCCCGGCAGCGCGCTCTACTTCCACATCGGGGAGACAGAGAAGAAGTGCTTCATTGAGGAGATTCCGGACGAGACTATGGTCATAG GAAACTATCGGACGCAGCTGTATGACAAGCAGCGGGAAGAGTACCAGCCGGCCACCCCTGGGCTTGGCATGTTCGTGGAAGTGAAGGACCCAGAGGACAAG GTCATCTTGGCCCGACAGTATGGCTCCGAGGGCAGGTTCACTTTCACCTCTCATACTCCCGGTGAGCACCAGATCTGTCTTCACTCCAATTCCACCAAGTTCTCCCTCTTTGCTGGAGGCATGCTG AGAGTTCACTTGGACATCCAAGTGGGTGAACACGCCAATGACTATGCAGAAATTGCTGCCAAAGACAAGTTGAGTGAGTTGCAGCTCCGAGTACGACAGCTGGTGGAACAAGTGGAGCAGATCCAGAAGGAACAGAACTACCAGCGG TGGCGAGAAGAGCGCTTCCGGCAGACGAGCGAGAGCACCAACCAACGGGTGCTGTGGTGGTCCATTCTGCAGACCCTCATCCTTGTGGCCATCGGTGTCTGGCAGATGCGGCACCTCAAGAGTTTCTTTGAAGCCAAGAAGCTGGTGTAG
- the B4GALT7 gene encoding beta-1,4-galactosyltransferase 7 isoform X2 encodes MFPSRRKAAPLPWEDGRSRLLPSGLPRKCSVFHLFVACLLLGFFSLLWLQLSCSGDVARAAQGQGQETPGPPRVCPPELPPEHWEEDMSWGPHRLAVLVPFRERFEELLVFVPHMHRFLSRKKIQHHIYVLNQVDHFRFNRAALINAGFLESGNSTDYIAMHDVDLLPLNEGLDYGFPEAGPFHVASPELHPLYHYKTYVGGILLLSKQHYQLCNGMSNRFWGWGREDDEFYRRIKGAGLQLFRPSGITTGYKTFHHLHDPAWRKRDQKRIAAQKQEQFKVDREGGLSTVKYRVDSRTALTVGGAPCTVLNIMLDCDKAATPWCTFS; translated from the exons ATGTTCCCCTCCCGGAGGAAAGCGGCGCCGCTGCCCTGGGAGGACGGCAG GTCCAGGTTGCTCCCCAGCGGCCTCCCCCGGAAATGCTCCGTCTTCCACCTCTTTGTTGCCTGCCTCCTGCTCGGCTTCTTCTCCCTGCTCTGGCtgcagctcagctgctctggtgaTGTGGCCCGGGCAGCCCAAGGACAAGGGCAGGAGACCCCAGGCCCGCCCCGAGTCTGCCCCCCGGAGTTGCCCCCTGAGCACTGGGAAGAAGACATGTCGTGGGGCCCTCACCGGCTGGCCGTGCTGGTGCCCTTCCGTGAGCGCTTCGAGGAGCTCCTGGTCTTCGTGCCCCACATGCACCGCTTCCTGAGCAGGAAGAAGATCCAGCATCACATCTATGTGCTCAACCAGGTGGACCATTTCAG GTTTAACCGGGCGGCGCTCATCAACGCGGGCTTCCTGGAGAGCGGCAACAGCACCGACTACATCGCCATGCACGACGTGGACCTGCTTCCGCTCAACGAGGGGCTCGACTACGGCTTCCCTGAGGCCGGCCCCTTCCATGTGGCCTCCCCGGAGCTGCACCCACTCTACCACTACAAGACCTATGTCGGCGGCATCCTGCTGCTCTCCAAGCAGCACTACCAGCTG TGCAATGGGATGTCCAACCGCTTCTGGGGCTGGGGCCGCGAGGATGACGAGTTCTACCGACGCATCAAAGGAGCCGGGCTCCAG CTTTTCCGCCCTTCGGGAATCACCACCGGGTACAAGACTTTCCACCACCTGCATGACCCAGCCTGGCGGAAGAGGGACCAGAAGCGCATTGCGGCTCAGAAACAG gagcAGTTCAAGGTGGACCGGGAGGGCGGCCTGAGCACCGTCAAGTACCGCGTGGATTCCCGCACAGCCCTGACTGTGGGCGGAGCACCCTGCACTGTCCTCAACATCATGTTGGACTGTGATAAGGCTGCCACCCCCTGGTGCACGTTCAGCTGA
- the B4GALT7 gene encoding beta-1,4-galactosyltransferase 7 isoform X1, which translates to MFPSRRKAAPLPWEDGRWTLTPCPSPGSPPHPQKESRGQGRIYRGSSLPRLLSGLGCAPPQRKPPPQNNAGSRLLPSGLPRKCSVFHLFVACLLLGFFSLLWLQLSCSGDVARAAQGQGQETPGPPRVCPPELPPEHWEEDMSWGPHRLAVLVPFRERFEELLVFVPHMHRFLSRKKIQHHIYVLNQVDHFRFNRAALINAGFLESGNSTDYIAMHDVDLLPLNEGLDYGFPEAGPFHVASPELHPLYHYKTYVGGILLLSKQHYQLCNGMSNRFWGWGREDDEFYRRIKGAGLQLFRPSGITTGYKTFHHLHDPAWRKRDQKRIAAQKQEQFKVDREGGLSTVKYRVDSRTALTVGGAPCTVLNIMLDCDKAATPWCTFS; encoded by the exons ATGTTCCCCTCCCGGAGGAAAGCGGCGCCGCTGCCCTGGGAGGACGGCAG GTGGACTCTTACCCCATGTCCATCTCCTgggtctccaccccacccccaaaaagaGTCCAGAGGGCAAGGGAGAATCTATAGAGGTTCCAGCCTTCCCAGGCTACTCTCAGGACTGGGCTGTGCTCCTCCCCAGCGAAAACCACCACCACAGAACAATGCGGG GTCCAGGTTGCTCCCCAGCGGCCTCCCCCGGAAATGCTCCGTCTTCCACCTCTTTGTTGCCTGCCTCCTGCTCGGCTTCTTCTCCCTGCTCTGGCtgcagctcagctgctctggtgaTGTGGCCCGGGCAGCCCAAGGACAAGGGCAGGAGACCCCAGGCCCGCCCCGAGTCTGCCCCCCGGAGTTGCCCCCTGAGCACTGGGAAGAAGACATGTCGTGGGGCCCTCACCGGCTGGCCGTGCTGGTGCCCTTCCGTGAGCGCTTCGAGGAGCTCCTGGTCTTCGTGCCCCACATGCACCGCTTCCTGAGCAGGAAGAAGATCCAGCATCACATCTATGTGCTCAACCAGGTGGACCATTTCAG GTTTAACCGGGCGGCGCTCATCAACGCGGGCTTCCTGGAGAGCGGCAACAGCACCGACTACATCGCCATGCACGACGTGGACCTGCTTCCGCTCAACGAGGGGCTCGACTACGGCTTCCCTGAGGCCGGCCCCTTCCATGTGGCCTCCCCGGAGCTGCACCCACTCTACCACTACAAGACCTATGTCGGCGGCATCCTGCTGCTCTCCAAGCAGCACTACCAGCTG TGCAATGGGATGTCCAACCGCTTCTGGGGCTGGGGCCGCGAGGATGACGAGTTCTACCGACGCATCAAAGGAGCCGGGCTCCAG CTTTTCCGCCCTTCGGGAATCACCACCGGGTACAAGACTTTCCACCACCTGCATGACCCAGCCTGGCGGAAGAGGGACCAGAAGCGCATTGCGGCTCAGAAACAG gagcAGTTCAAGGTGGACCGGGAGGGCGGCCTGAGCACCGTCAAGTACCGCGTGGATTCCCGCACAGCCCTGACTGTGGGCGGAGCACCCTGCACTGTCCTCAACATCATGTTGGACTGTGATAAGGCTGCCACCCCCTGGTGCACGTTCAGCTGA